The Colletotrichum higginsianum IMI 349063 chromosome 2, whole genome shotgun sequence genome has a segment encoding these proteins:
- a CDS encoding ESV-1-84 protein, whose protein sequence is MARPEISRPKSVHTEDKRWTVKTLSQRLSSQFSSAQPHPHPPRISRPGTPNSWRSQGEWDAYSAASDSRPGSRRTSTSSRSTSSSRSYRGKSRERRKTSGSSLSQDDGYVVEKPSKFVTDFGWPILPDPLNPNKKLTPRQLTAQRVCFILVVFLLNIGLAAVACFGNTGLATLVFILFVKCKDFLSSLLSLVCLTGTSVYRRFRPPAPVSQRWILSLIPAYSESEEQLIKTVYSLRDNGCAPHRQVMCIVLDGKPRNIKTEFSRVVADMERPYHSLKYKKSTLRITAGFMQDVPVIVIEKVKNSGKKDSLVLTHDLFNAPRDNMPTYTRLLREEVWRTILPALTEGTGFRAFDMVFCTDADSVIHQGCVAKLANALARDKDAIATCGLVLVELEPGYEWSFWNLYQQLQYTFGQFVRRRAEGFIGKVTCLPGCVTMVAVRDEMAGAIAKYARPVKEDWVVHHQVQNLGTDRRLTYCMLSQDAKLRTVFVPDAVSETVAPQSFKHYVHQRRRWGSNAYFNNYFYFAGENMILITRIAAAIDIARQTLVYYRVLNTILFIRALAHSFHFLDVLPLLVVGQFPVIWFCVCLAVEPALRQRAHKIVLGFFVNKLVSPFMSIIIFTAVAMNLGNAVWGMSGVTASSAPATPAMDKLSEAEEGKAGVERPESPISRPPSPPEVL, encoded by the coding sequence ATGGCTCGCCCCGAGATCTCGCGGCCCAAGTCCGTCCATACCGAGGACAAGCGGTGGACCGTCAAGACGCTGTCCCAGCGGCTGAGCTCGCAGTTCTCCTCGGCCCAACCGCATCCGCATCCTCCTCGCATCTCCCGCCCCGGGACGCCCAACTCGTGGCGGAGCCAGGGAGAATGGGATGCCTactccgccgccagcgacAGCCGGCCGGGCAGCCGGCGGACCTCCACCTCGTCCAGAtccaccagcagcagcagaagctATCGTGGCAAGTCGAGGGAGAGGCGCAAGACCAGCGGCAGCTCCCTCAGCCAGGACGACGGCtacgtcgtcgagaagccgTCCAAGTTCGTCACCGACTTCGGCTGGCCCATCCTGCCGGACCCCCTGAACCCCAACAAGAAGCTCACGCCGCGCCAGCTCACGGCGCAGAGGGTCTGcttcatcctcgtcgtcttcctcctcaacatcgggctcgccgccgtcgcctgctTCGGCAACACGGGGCTGGCGACGCTCGTCTTCATCCTGTTCGTCAAGTGCAAGGACTTCCTCTCGTCGCTGCTGTCGCTGGTCTGCCTGACGGGCACCTCGGTCTACCGCCGCTTccgcccgcccgcgcccgtCTCGCAGCGCTGGATCCTCTCGCTGATCCCGGCCTACTCGGAGAGCGAGGAGCAGCTCATCAAGACGGTCTACTCGCTGCGCGACAACGGGTGCGCGCCGCACCGGCAGGTCATGTgcatcgtcctcgacgggAAGCCCAGGAACATCAAGACGGAGTTCTcgcgcgtcgtcgccgacatggAGCGGCCCTACCACTCGCTCAAGTACAAGAAGAGCACGCTGCGCATCACGGCCGGCTTCATGCAGGACGTGCCCGTCATCGTCATAGAAAAGGTCAAGAACAGCGGCAAGAAGGACTCGCTCGTCCTCACGCACGACCTGTTCAACGCGCCGCGCGACAACATGCCGACCTACACCCGCCTCCTGCGCGAGGAGGTCTGGCGGACCATCCTGCCGGCCCTGACCGAGGGCACCGGCTTCCGCGCCTTCGACATGGTCTTCTgcaccgacgccgactcCGTCATCCACCAGGGCTGCGTCGCCAAGCTGGCCAACGCGCTCGCCCGCGAcaaggacgccatcgccacctGCGGCCTCGTGCTCGTCGAGCTGGAGCCGGGCTACGAGTGGTCGTTCTGGAACCTCTACCAGCAGCTGCAGTACACCTTTGGCCAGTTCGTccggcgccgcgccgagggGTTCATCGGCAAGGTCACCTGCCTCCCCGGCTGCGTCACCATGgtcgccgtccgcgacgagatggccggcgccatcgccaagtACGCGCGGCCCGTCAAGGAGGACTGGGTCGTCCACCACCAGGTCCAGAACCTGGGCACCGACCGCCGGCTGACGTACTGCATGCTCAGCCAGGACGCGAAGCTGCGCACCGTCTTCGTCCCCGACGCCGTGTCCGAGACGGTCGCGCCGCAGTCGTTCAAGCACTACGTccaccagcggcggcgatggggcTCCAACGCCTACTTCAACAACTACTTCTACTTCGCGGGCGAGAACATGATCCTCATCAcgcgcatcgccgccgccatcgacatcgCCCGCCAGACGCTCGTCTACTACCGCGTGCTCAACaccatcctcttcatccgCGCGCTCGCCCACTCGTTCCacttcctcgacgtcctcccgctgctcgtcgtcggccagtTCCCCGTCATCTGGTTCTGCGTGtgcctcgccgtcgagcccgCGCTGCGCCAGCGCGCCCACAAGatcgtcctcggcttcttcgtcaacAAGCTCGTCTCGCCCTTTAtgtccatcatcatcttcacgGCCGTCGCCATGAACCTCGGCAACGCCGTCTGGGGCATGTCGGGCGTCACGGcgtcgtccgcgccggcgacccCGGCCATGGACAAGCTgtcggaggcggaggagggaaaGGCCGGGGTGGAACGGCCGGAAAGCCCCATATCGCGtcccccgtcgccgcccgaggTGCTCTGA